A segment of the Streptomyces sp. NBC_01235 genome:
CATGTCCCTCGCTCAAGGGACGAGCCTGGAGGGACAGTTGCTCACCACGGAGGAGCAGCGCGTCGCCGCCGACGGCCATCTGCTGCTGCTCTCCTGGGAGAGCAAGTGGTGGGGCGGCACGAAGGCGCAGCAGCCCACCTGGAAGCAGATGGCGGACGGCGACCTGGACGCGTCCGTCATCGACGTCCAGGCCGAACGCGTCAAGCAGTACGGGCGCTCCACCGGGCAGAAGATCTTCCTCTCCTTCGACCTGGAGATGGACACCCGGACGCCGGCCAACGGCACCCCGGAGGACTACGTCAGGGCGTACCGGCACATCCACGATCGGTTCCGGAAGCTGGGCGTCACCAACGTGGTGTGGACGTGGATCACCACGGGCTACCTGCCCCACGCCGAACTGATCAAGCGGATGTACCCCGGAGACGACTACGTCGACTGGGTCGCCTACAACCAGTACAACTACTACCGGTGCCACAAGGCGAACTGGCTGTCCTTCGCGCAGACCCAGCGGGCCACGCACGACTGGATACGCAAGAACATCTCCGACGACAAACCGCTGATGCTCTCCGAGTTCGGCACCGCCAACGACCCGTCGCAGCCGGACCGGCAGGCCGAGTGGTACGCGAAGGTGCCGGCGGTGCTGAAGGGCTTGACGGGCGTCAAGGCCGCGCTCCAGTGGAACTACCGCGACCCCGGGCCGCACTGCGATCTCGCGGTGGCCGGCGACGACGCCTGGGGCAGCCTGCGTAAGGCGGTCTCCGACCCCTACCTCAACCAGCCGTTGAGCTGACAGAGGCTGACACTGCCGACAGAACCTGTTGGGGATTGACGGGAACTCACGAAAGCAACCGCCGGAGGCCCCGGCCTCCGGCGGTGCGGGAGGTCAACCCGCGAAGACGGGCCCGCGCACCACCGCGCGGGCCCGGCGGTACCACCGCCACGCGACCGTCTTCGGGCTGTCGCGGTACGGCGCGATCCGTGCGCCCCGGCCCGACAGCCAGCCCTCGACGTCGGTGACGGTGTGGCCGCGGCGCACGATGAGCCGGGCGATGCGGTAGTGCTCGTCGCGGTCCGAACTGAGCGCGTGCCGCACGGCGGTGGCCGTCTCGTAGCCCGTGGCGACGGCCATCCGCCGTACCCGGCCGCTGTTGTAGCCGTGCGGGTAGGCGAGGTGGCGGACGCCGTGGCCGAGCGTGTCCTCCAACACCGAGCGGGAAGCCCGCAGTTCGTGCGCGAGCGCCCGGGGCGCGAGGGTGTCCAGCTGGGCGTGGGTGACCGTGTGGCTGCCGATCTCCATCCCGTACTGCTCCAGCCGCGCCGCCTGCTCCAGCGTCATCATCGGCGCGGGCGGCAGCAGACTGCGCCCGCCCGGGGTGATGGCGCCGGTGGTGAGGTAGGCGGTGGCGGAGAGTCCGCGCCCGGCCAGCGCCTCGGCGGTCGCACCGGGCAGGTCGGCGAAACCGTCGTCGAAGGTGAGCAGCACCGGCCGGGGAGGCAGCGGCGACCGCCCCGCGAGGTGGTCGGCGAGCACGCTGATCGTGACGGGAGTACGGCCGCTGTCGACGACGGCGTCCAGGTGCTCGCCGAACTGCTTCGGGCTGACGGTGAACTCGGCGATCCAGTCGGGCGGATCCTCCATCACGGCGTGGTACAGGAACACAGGGATGCTGCGGCCTCCGGACACCAGGACATCGCCACTGCCGTTGCCGTTGCCGTTGCCGCTGCCCCGGCCACTGCCTCTGGGGGCGGACGCCGTCATCGCGCGGCCCCCCGCAGCCGCAGCGCGCGCCGGGCCCGCAGATAGCCCACCGGCCCGTAGAGCATGCCGCGCCGCTGGAGCCGGGACAGCCGCCCGGGCCAGGCATGTGTCCGGTCGTCATGCCCACCGGGCGCGCCCCCCGCCCGCCCGCATACGCCCCCTGCCTGCCCGGACACGTCCCCTGCACGCGTCGCCGCCTCAGCCCCCGCCCCCGACGCCGTCCCGGCCCCCGCCCCCGAAACTGCCCTCGACGCCGTCCCAGCCTCCGCCTCCCGGCTGGCCGTCAGGGTTCGCGCGTAGGCCAGTCCCCTGGGCAGCCGGGCCAGGAACGCCGGGAGCAGGCCGGGGCGGTTGACAAGGATCGCCGTGAGGTAGGCGGTGAGGCCGGCGCCGTAGCCGTACGCCTGGGTCTCCAGGTCCCGCCAGGTCTCCCGGTGGTGGTGCCAGACGAGGGCCTGCGGGGTGTAGTGCAGCCGATGGCCCTCGGCGAGGACGCGGACGAACCCGTAGAGGTCGTCGCCGCCCCGCGCGAGCGTGCCCGCACCCGTCGCCGGGTCGAAGCCGCCGACCGCCCGCAGCACCTCCGTACGGAAGGCCATGCTGGCGCCGGAGCCGAAGCGGCCCGCGGTGAAGGGGAACAGCGGCTCGTCGGCCGGCGGGTCCTGCGGGTCGTACGTGCGTGCCGTGAAGCCCTTGGCGAAGCCACCGTGGCTCTCCAGGAGGACCTGCGCGGGCGTGCGCAGCCGGGCCGGGAGGATCAGGCCGGTGGCGCAGCCGAGGCGGGGGTCGGCGGTGAAGGGCGCGGTGAGTTCCGTGAGCCAGCGGGGGTCCGCCACGACGTCGTCGTCCGTGAAGGCGGTCACCTCGCCGTGCGCGGCTTCGACACCCTTGTTGTGCGCGACGGCGAGACCGGGCACCGGCTCGGTCACGTACCGCACTCGCTCGGCATACTTGTGTTCGATCAGGTCCCGGGTCGCGTCCGTCACCGGCGCGTTGTCGACGACGACGATCTCGAAGTCCGGGTGGTCCTGGGCGAGGAGCGAGTCGAGGGCGTGGGCGAGCTTCTCGACGCGTTCGCGGGTGGCGACGACAACCGTGGTGGACGGCACGGGCACCGGGCCGGGCAGGCGGGCGGGCCCCGCCGAGAAGGCTTCCTCGCGAGCGGCCAGACCCCGCAGGACCGCTTTCGGATCCGCGCCTTCCGGTACGTGTCCGAGGAGCGTCCCGACTGGTCTGCCACCCATTCTGACCAGCACGAACACCTCGCCGTGCGTGACGGGCGGGCTCCCCGGACCGGGTCTGAGCACGCCCCCCTCGTCCAGTTCGAGCTCGGCGATCTGCACCGGCCGGATGTCGAGGAACCTCTCGATCTCCTGCTGCACGATCTCCTGCCGCACACCTCTTGCGCGGGACATGAACCCCCCTTGTCTCATGACCGCCCTGTCGCAGACCGCCGTGTCCCAGACGGCCGTGTGTCCCAGACAGCCATGTCTCATGGCCGCCGTGTCTCATGGCCGTGCCGACCGGCGCTCTCGTCACGACCGGCGAAGCCGGCCCGCGCCCTTCAAGGTCCGTGCGGCCGCCGCGGCGAGCCGCGGGCGGTTGCGCACGAAGTGGTGCGCGCGGCGGGACGGTTCACGGCTGAGCCAGTAGAGCGCGGCGCCCGCCCCCGGACGCGTCCACGCTCCCTCGTACACGGGGATCTCCCCGGTCTTCAGCGAGTCCTTGTACTCGGCCGCGCCCCGCCCCAGGTCGAGCAGGCCGATGCCCTCGGCGGCGGCCGACTCGGCCATCCGCAGATGCAGCACCAGGCCGGGCGAGAACTTCGCGAACTCCGGCTCGTACGACGGGAACCAGCAGGCCAGGACGGTCGACGAACGCAGTCCGAAGTGCGCGGCGATCGGCCGCTCACCGGCGTAGAGCACGGACAGCGTGCCGGAGCACTCCGGCGCGCGCGTCCCGGCGAGCGCGGCCACCAGCCGGGTGATCCACTCCTGGGCGAAGCGGTCCCGGCGGCCGGTCCTGCGGTACTGCGCGGACTTCCACGCCATGAGCGTGCGCAGCGCGGCCGGGTCGCGTTCGTCGAACACGAACCGCAGCTCCCCGACCTGACGGCCGAGTTTGCGCTCCTTGGCGAGCGTCGTCTTCAGGAACTTCGGCGACTGCGCCCGCAGTACGGACTCGTAGGTCTCGTAACCCTTTTCGACGTCGATGACATAGGCGGCGTACTCCTCGGCCGCGTGCGCGACGAACAGCCCTTGCTCCGCCTCCAGGTTGTCGAAGGCGAAGCTCGACAGGGAGCACGCCCGCATCAGTTCGGCGCCGTTCAGCCCGAGACCCGGCGTCAGCACCGCGCCCTGCGCGTCCGAGACGCCGTACGCGAGGGCCTGGCCCTGGCCGAGCCGGCCCCGCTCGTGGGGCAGGAAACCGACCGGCTCACGCCCCTCGTACACCACCGCCACCCGCGCGCGTGGCCGCACGAGGCCCGCGGCGTCGGTGAACTCCGGTTCCATGAAGGGGTTTCGCGGAAGCGTCGACGCGGCACGCAGCGCGCGCCACCGCTCCTTCTCCCCCTCGCCGAGGTCTTCCGGCCTCAGCACACGAATGCGCCCACTGCTCAACCTGACCCCCCGATCAAGTCCCCCCTGGACACCTGGACGGTACCGCTCCACCCGGGCGTCGCGGTAGGTAGCGTCACATGTTGTTGCCAACCGGTGCAGAGGCCTTTAACCGTCCGCTACCCGGCGATGTGCCAGAAAGCCAATTCTTTGAGCCAGTCCCGAGCCTGTTGTGCACCAGTCGGCAAAGGGGAGTTGGCAGAACCGGACAGGACCTGGTCGTCGTTCGGTTCGCGTCGAACCCGGGGGGTGCGGGATCCGTATTCTCTGATCATGGCCGCACCCACCGCATATGCCGCGCGCAGCGCGTACTCCCTCATCGCCACCGACCTGGACGGAACGCTGCTCCGCGGCGACGACACCTTCTCCGACCGGTCGCTCGACGCGCTCGCGCGGGTGGCCGCCGCCGGTGCACGTCACCTGGTGGTCACGGGACGCCCCGCGCCCCGGGTGCGGCCGCTGCTCGACCGGCTGCACAGCAGAGGGCTCGCGGTGTGCGGACAGGGCGCGCAGTTGTACGACGCCGGCGCGGACCGTCTGCTGTGGTCGGTCACCCTGGACCGGGAGCTGGCCGAGACCGCGCTCGGCAAGATCGAGGCGGAGGTGGGGCAGCTGTACGCGGCCGTCGACCAGGACGGCGTCGACGGGCTGACGCTCATCGAGCCGGGCTACCGGATGCCGCACCCGACCCTGCCCGCCCTGCGCGTCGGCCGGCGCGACGACCTGTGGTGCGAGCCGATCAGCAAGGTGCTGCTGCGCCATCCCACCCTGTCCGACGACGAGTTGGCGGCGACGGCCCGCTCGGCGGTCGGCTCGCTCGCCACGGTCACCATGTCGGGGCCCGGCACGGTCGAGCTACAGCCCTGCGGGATCACCAAGGCGACGGGCCTGGCCCTGGCCGCCGAACGTCTGGGCCTGCGGCCCGAGGACACCATCGCCTTCGGGGACATGCCCAACGACATCCCGATGTTCGACTGGGCCGCGCGCGGAGTCGCGATGGCCAACGCCCATCCCGAACTCAAGGCGGTGGCCGACGAGGTGACGACGTCGAACGAGGACGACGGCGTGGCCGTCGTCCTCGAAAGACTGTTTCCGTGAACGGAGTCACACGGGTCTGTCAGTACGCGCCGAACACGTTGTCGATGGAGCCGTACCGGGCGGCCGCGTAGTTGCAGGCCGCGGTGATGTTCGCGACCGGGTCGTACGAGTTCCACGAGGTACCGGCGACGTGGTAGGCGCGGAAGGTCGGGTCGATGACCTGGAGCAGGCCCTTGGACGGGATGCCCGCGGCCGCGTTGGAGTCCCAGAGGTTGATGGCGTAGGGGTTGCCGGACGACTCGCGGATGACGTTGCGGTAGATGCCGTTGTACGTGCCCGGGATCCCGTGCTGCGACATCACCTGGAGGGAGGCGCGGATCCAGCCGTCGAGGTTGTCGGCGTAACCCAGGCTCGTGGCGGTGGCGACGGTCGGGGTCGCCGCGGAGGCACTGGTGGCGCCGAGGAGCGGGAGGGCGAGCACGGCCGCGCCGGTGGCGGCGACGGTGAGCGTGCGGGCGAGACGGTTACGGCGGGTGCGGCGCGGCTGAGCGGCAGCGGGCATGACGAAGTTCCTCTCCGGCGCCTGCGAGGTGAGCTGTCGGGTTCGGGCGGGAGCTGCCCGGTCGCGTCCTGACGGGCGCGACTTCACCCCAAGCCGTACCGATATGTCTGAAACATTCGGTCCGGCGACTTACCTGGTTCCCCCGCTCCTGCCGTGCGTTATCGGTGGGTGTACAGGCGGCGGCAGGATTCGGCGTTCCGCCCGACAGGCCGGGAACGTATGCGAGAGCACATGTCCGGAACAAGTAGCCAATTCACAGATCAACCCTATTGACCTTGGTCTGTGACCTATGGGGTGCTTGATCCTTTGTGGGTGCAAAGCCCCAACTTGCTTGGGGGGTGCGGCGAATCGGTGAATGTCGAGTCGAAACCGGGCAGGCGTGGGGAGTGAGCCAAGTCACCGGCATTCATAAGGGTGGCGAATCGGACATTGAGCCCAAGTCATTGCCAAAGGAACGCTAAAGATTCGAGCGCGGGAAATGGTGGACTCGGGGGGAAGGGGGTGAGTAGATGCCCATTACTTCCCGGTAAGTCTATAAAAGTCAGTTCATATGTCTCGATCGGGAACATATCGGGCGTGATCCGGTACGGCCTGGCCTGTAACCGTGGGGGCTATCGGTGATCGAAACGTGACCGGATACGCTGACTTGAGTGATGGCAGAGACCTATCGACAAACCGCGTAACCGCCAGTAGACACCAGCAGACAGGAGACCCCTCGTGACCGTCGTCGGGCCGTTCGGGCTGAGCGTGCGGGACCAGGCTCTGGAAGCCGATGTCCAGGCCGGATTGGCGGCTGTCGAGGAAGGCTTGCTCGAGGCCACCAAGAGCGAGGTTCCCTTCATCACCGAGGCCGCCCAGCATCTCGTGCGAGCGGGCGGGAAGCGGTTCCGGCCCCTGCTCGTGGTGCTCGCGTCGCAGTTCGGGGACCCGTACGCGCCGGGCATCGTGCCGTCGGCCGTGGTCGTGGAGCTGACCCATCTGGCCACGCTGTACCACGACGACGTGATGGACGAGGCCGCCGTGCGCCGCGGGGTGCCCAGCGCCAACGCCCGCTGGGGGAACTCCGTCGCCGTCCTCACGGGTGACTTCCTCTTCGCGCGCGCCTCCCACATCCTGGCCGACCTCGGGCCGGAGGCGGTGCGGGTGCAGGCGGAGGCGTTCGAGCGGCTGGTCACCGGGCAGATCCTGGAGACGGCCGGGCCGACGGACGGACGGGACCCGGTCGAGCACTACCTCGACGTGCTCGGTGGCAAGACGGGCTCGCTGGTGGCGGTGGCCTGCCGGTTCGGGGCGATGATGTCGGGCGCCGACGAGACGGTCGTCGACGTGCTGACGCAGTACGGCGAGCGGCTGGGCGTCGCCTTCCAGCTGGCGGACGACGTCCTGGACATCGCGTCCGACTCGCGCGAATCGGGCAAGACGCCGGGGACGGATCTTCGCGAGGGCGTTCCCACGCTGCCCGTGCTGCGGCTGCGGGAGCGGGCGGCGCGGTTGTCGCTGCCCGAGGACATCGCCCTGTGCGAGCTGCTGGACTCCGACCTGAGCGACGACGCCCGGCTCGCCGAGGCCCTGGAGGCGCTCCGGGTCCACCCGGCGCTGGAGCAGGCCCGCCGGGACACCGTGCGGTACGCGAAGGACGCGCGAGCCGCGCTGGCGCCGTTGCGGGAGTGCGACGCCAAGGCGGCGCTGATGGAACTCTGCGACGCGGTGGTCCACCGGGCCGGCTGACCCCCGTCCGACCCCGGTCCCAGTCCGTCCCGGCCCCGTCCGCCCCCGGTCCCGATCCGCCCCGGCCCCGTCCGGTCCTGGTCTCAGTCCGGTCCCGGTCTCAGTCCGTCCCGGCCTCCGCCGGTCCCGGCCCCGTCCGGTCCTGGTCTCAGTCCGTCCCGGCCTCCGCCGGTCCGGGCCCCGTCCGTCCCGGTCCTCTCTGGCCGCTCACGCCCTCGCCCCCTCGCCCTCCCCCGGTACCCCTACGGGTCGGCCGCTCTCTTCTCGCTCTCGTGTCATACCGCAGGCGTATGTGGAGTTGAGCCCTCGGGCTGACGCTTCGCGGCGGCCGATTTGGTCAGATGGGGACTACGGGAAAACACCACTCCTCACCGATTCGGGTGAGAATGGCGGCTTGGGGTGGGGCGTTCAGCGTGAGATGACCAGCCGCCGCCGACGACGGAGGTAAGGCACACATGGCACCGAAGGCATCCGACGACACCATGACCGGCGCGGAGCCGAACGGCGGGGAGGCCGACGACCTGCGCGCCGGGCGGCGCAAGGCCGTGCGGTACGTCGTCCCGGTCACCGTGATCGGTGTCGCGGCGGCGACGATCGGGCTGGTCCCGGCGCTCGCCGACTCCGGCGACCCCGACCTGCCGAAGATCACCGCACAGCAACTCCTCGACAAGATCGCCGCTTCGGACGTACAGCAGCTGTCCGGAACGGTGAAGATCAGCACCGATCTCGGGCTGCCCGACCTCGGCGGGCTGGAGAGCGGTCTCCTTTCCGGGGCCGCACAGCAGGGTGGTGACGGTTCGTCCGCCGATCCGTCCACCAAGCTGACCGAACTCGCGTCCGGCACGCACACCCTGCGCGTCGCCGCCGACGGCCCGGACCGGCAGAAGCTCTCGCTGCTGGAGAACGCCGCCGAGTACAGCGTCATCCACAACGGCAAGGACGTGTGGGGGTACGACAGCGCCTCCAACGAGGTCTACCACTCCACCGTCGACGAGAGCTCCGACAAGGCGGAGACACCTGTTCCGGCCACGCCCAAGGACCTCACCGAGGACGCCCTGAAGGCGGTCGACGACACGACCTCCGTGACCGTCGACGGCACCGTCCAGGTCGCCGGCCGTGACGCCTACAAGCTGCTGGTCAAGCCGAAGCAGTCCGGCTCCACGGTCGGCGCGATCAGCGTGGCCGTGGACGCGAAGACGGGCCTGCCGCTGAAGTTCACGCTGACCCCGGCGAGCGGCGGCGCCGCCGTCGTGGACGCGGGCTTCACCCAGGTCAGCTTCGCCAAGCCCGCCGCCTCCACCTTCGACTTCACCGCCCCCAAGGGCGCGAAGGTCACCGAGGGCGAGAAGGGCGAAGAGGCCGGCAAGTGGGACGAGGGAGGCGCGCCGGAGACGGCGCCGGGGCACTCCGGCTCCGACGACGACCTCGCGCAGGACCTCGGCGGTCCGGCCGGTCTCAACGTCATCGGCGAGGGCTGGACCTCCGTCGCCACCTTCGACACCGGCGGCGAGGGCATGCCCTCGGACTCCGCGGCCGGCGGCGACCTCGGCGGCTTCCTCGGCTCCTTCGGCGACAAGGTGAGCGGTAAGTTCGGTTCCGGCACGGTCTTCTCCACCCGCCTGATCAACGCCCTGATGACGGACGACGGCAAGGTCTACGTCGGCGCGGTCACCAAGGACGCCCTGGTGAAGGCGGCGAACGCGGGGAAGTAAGCAGCAACCTAGGGTCTGGGGAGCCGATGAGGGATTCCAAGGGCGACGGCGACGCCGTCATCCACACCCGCGCCCTCACCAAGCGCTACCGCGGCGGGCAACTCGCCGTGGACGGCCTCGACCTGACCGTCCCGGCGGGCAGCGTCTTCGGCTTCCTCGGGCCCAACGGCTCC
Coding sequences within it:
- a CDS encoding polyprenyl synthetase family protein; its protein translation is MTVVGPFGLSVRDQALEADVQAGLAAVEEGLLEATKSEVPFITEAAQHLVRAGGKRFRPLLVVLASQFGDPYAPGIVPSAVVVELTHLATLYHDDVMDEAAVRRGVPSANARWGNSVAVLTGDFLFARASHILADLGPEAVRVQAEAFERLVTGQILETAGPTDGRDPVEHYLDVLGGKTGSLVAVACRFGAMMSGADETVVDVLTQYGERLGVAFQLADDVLDIASDSRESGKTPGTDLREGVPTLPVLRLRERAARLSLPEDIALCELLDSDLSDDARLAEALEALRVHPALEQARRDTVRYAKDARAALAPLRECDAKAALMELCDAVVHRAG
- a CDS encoding glycosyl hydrolase, which codes for MLTAVLLVRDGPLGDSGARPGEAIGSRPSALGGKCAPSALLEPPCGAWFGAFVPHSKGNLAEKVHDYEEKVGRKLDIVYTYHDMSLAQGTSLEGQLLTTEEQRVAADGHLLLLSWESKWWGGTKAQQPTWKQMADGDLDASVIDVQAERVKQYGRSTGQKIFLSFDLEMDTRTPANGTPEDYVRAYRHIHDRFRKLGVTNVVWTWITTGYLPHAELIKRMYPGDDYVDWVAYNQYNYYRCHKANWLSFAQTQRATHDWIRKNISDDKPLMLSEFGTANDPSQPDRQAEWYAKVPAVLKGLTGVKAALQWNYRDPGPHCDLAVAGDDAWGSLRKAVSDPYLNQPLS
- a CDS encoding polysaccharide deacetylase family protein is translated as MEDPPDWIAEFTVSPKQFGEHLDAVVDSGRTPVTISVLADHLAGRSPLPPRPVLLTFDDGFADLPGATAEALAGRGLSATAYLTTGAITPGGRSLLPPAPMMTLEQAARLEQYGMEIGSHTVTHAQLDTLAPRALAHELRASRSVLEDTLGHGVRHLAYPHGYNSGRVRRMAVATGYETATAVRHALSSDRDEHYRIARLIVRRGHTVTDVEGWLSGRGARIAPYRDSPKTVAWRWYRRARAVVRGPVFAG
- a CDS encoding transglycosylase SLT domain-containing protein yields the protein MPAAAQPRRTRRNRLARTLTVAATGAAVLALPLLGATSASAATPTVATATSLGYADNLDGWIRASLQVMSQHGIPGTYNGIYRNVIRESSGNPYAINLWDSNAAAGIPSKGLLQVIDPTFRAYHVAGTSWNSYDPVANITAACNYAAARYGSIDNVFGAY
- a CDS encoding LolA family protein, which translates into the protein MAPKASDDTMTGAEPNGGEADDLRAGRRKAVRYVVPVTVIGVAAATIGLVPALADSGDPDLPKITAQQLLDKIAASDVQQLSGTVKISTDLGLPDLGGLESGLLSGAAQQGGDGSSADPSTKLTELASGTHTLRVAADGPDRQKLSLLENAAEYSVIHNGKDVWGYDSASNEVYHSTVDESSDKAETPVPATPKDLTEDALKAVDDTTSVTVDGTVQVAGRDAYKLLVKPKQSGSTVGAISVAVDAKTGLPLKFTLTPASGGAAVVDAGFTQVSFAKPAASTFDFTAPKGAKVTEGEKGEEAGKWDEGGAPETAPGHSGSDDDLAQDLGGPAGLNVIGEGWTSVATFDTGGEGMPSDSAAGGDLGGFLGSFGDKVSGKFGSGTVFSTRLINALMTDDGKVYVGAVTKDALVKAANAGK
- a CDS encoding HAD family hydrolase, translated to MAAPTAYAARSAYSLIATDLDGTLLRGDDTFSDRSLDALARVAAAGARHLVVTGRPAPRVRPLLDRLHSRGLAVCGQGAQLYDAGADRLLWSVTLDRELAETALGKIEAEVGQLYAAVDQDGVDGLTLIEPGYRMPHPTLPALRVGRRDDLWCEPISKVLLRHPTLSDDELAATARSAVGSLATVTMSGPGTVELQPCGITKATGLALAAERLGLRPEDTIAFGDMPNDIPMFDWAARGVAMANAHPELKAVADEVTTSNEDDGVAVVLERLFP
- a CDS encoding GNAT family N-acetyltransferase: MLRPEDLGEGEKERWRALRAASTLPRNPFMEPEFTDAAGLVRPRARVAVVYEGREPVGFLPHERGRLGQGQALAYGVSDAQGAVLTPGLGLNGAELMRACSLSSFAFDNLEAEQGLFVAHAAEEYAAYVIDVEKGYETYESVLRAQSPKFLKTTLAKERKLGRQVGELRFVFDERDPAALRTLMAWKSAQYRRTGRRDRFAQEWITRLVAALAGTRAPECSGTLSVLYAGERPIAAHFGLRSSTVLACWFPSYEPEFAKFSPGLVLHLRMAESAAAEGIGLLDLGRGAAEYKDSLKTGEIPVYEGAWTRPGAGAALYWLSREPSRRAHHFVRNRPRLAAAAARTLKGAGRLRRS
- a CDS encoding glycosyltransferase, producing the protein MSRARGVRQEIVQQEIERFLDIRPVQIAELELDEGGVLRPGPGSPPVTHGEVFVLVRMGGRPVGTLLGHVPEGADPKAVLRGLAAREEAFSAGPARLPGPVPVPSTTVVVATRERVEKLAHALDSLLAQDHPDFEIVVVDNAPVTDATRDLIEHKYAERVRYVTEPVPGLAVAHNKGVEAAHGEVTAFTDDDVVADPRWLTELTAPFTADPRLGCATGLILPARLRTPAQVLLESHGGFAKGFTARTYDPQDPPADEPLFPFTAGRFGSGASMAFRTEVLRAVGGFDPATGAGTLARGGDDLYGFVRVLAEGHRLHYTPQALVWHHHRETWRDLETQAYGYGAGLTAYLTAILVNRPGLLPAFLARLPRGLAYARTLTASREAEAGTASRAVSGAGAGTASGAGAEAATRAGDVSGQAGGVCGRAGGAPGGHDDRTHAWPGRLSRLQRRGMLYGPVGYLRARRALRLRGAAR